The proteins below are encoded in one region of Myxococcales bacterium:
- a CDS encoding Crp/Fnr family transcriptional regulator, with translation MPSGVEGSPINHGASVQKMLSSTRLFSALGKEEIEALAGCTSIKSFERREYLFYEGDPAEGFFIIVSGRIHVHSQHRSGRQTTVRIFGPGSSFAEAVLSGLDHYPVCAQAETACQVLLIRKNDFRSLISKRPEIALQLLGSMSLHLHYLVQQLENLRELSVSERLRDWLLARCKKPLSETSLAIALPGTKTLLANELHIAPETLSRTLGALRDQNWIATEGRTITINNPARFARADLSAENEYRT, from the coding sequence ATGCCGAGTGGCGTTGAAGGCAGCCCGATAAACCACGGCGCGAGTGTCCAAAAGATGCTGAGCAGCACTCGACTCTTTTCTGCTCTAGGAAAAGAAGAGATCGAAGCGCTAGCGGGTTGCACGTCGATCAAAAGTTTCGAACGTCGAGAATACCTTTTTTATGAAGGCGATCCGGCCGAAGGTTTTTTCATTATCGTTTCCGGTCGCATCCACGTGCATAGCCAACATCGTTCTGGGCGCCAAACGACGGTCCGCATCTTCGGTCCTGGAAGTTCCTTTGCCGAAGCAGTTCTTTCAGGCCTCGATCATTATCCAGTTTGCGCACAAGCTGAAACAGCTTGCCAGGTTTTACTCATCCGCAAAAATGATTTTCGTAGTCTCATTTCAAAAAGGCCTGAGATCGCTCTTCAACTGCTTGGATCGATGAGCCTTCATTTGCACTACCTGGTGCAGCAACTCGAAAACCTTCGAGAGCTAAGCGTAAGTGAGCGTCTTCGCGACTGGCTGCTGGCGCGTTGCAAAAAACCTTTGTCCGAAACCTCGCTTGCCATTGCATTGCCGGGAACCAAGACTTTGCTGGCCAACGAACTTCATATTGCTCCTGAAACGCTTTCCCGTACGCTCGGAGCTTTGCGCGATCAAAATTGGATCGCAACCGAAGGACGAACCATCACCATAAATAACCCAGCTCGATTCGCCCGCGCCGACCTGTCGGCAGAGAACGAATACCGCACTTAG
- a CDS encoding Glu/Leu/Phe/Val dehydrogenase, translated as MSKEKYKFFEVVRGYLEEAAELVNLPPHVAHILAQPKNEVIVHFPVLMDNGETKIFKGYRVQHNNLRGPYKGGMRFHESVTLDDLKALASMMTWKCALMEIPFGGAKGGIKTNPRELSQNELMRMTRRFTHALGYNIGPEYDIPAPDMGTNAQIMVWMMDTFMNTVGHTQKQAQQRVVTGKSLTSGGSYGREKATAQGVVHCITEWAKDNNFDLEGKTAIIQGFGNVGSHTGMLLSKLGVSTLAVGDHSGYRVNPEGFNPHKLGDYVKHNGSIEGYPNGQSISREEFFSVKADLFIPAALENQVGEKEAELLDVKLVAEGANGPVNPEGEKVLMAKGIEIIPDILANSGGVTVSYYEWVQNKRSETWDLEEVDARLERAMKRAYQRVAHAARELDCSPRLAAYGLALRTLKTAYSERGIFP; from the coding sequence ATGAGTAAAGAGAAGTATAAATTTTTTGAGGTTGTTCGTGGCTATCTTGAAGAAGCCGCAGAGCTGGTGAATCTTCCGCCGCATGTGGCTCACATCCTTGCGCAACCCAAAAACGAAGTCATTGTTCATTTTCCTGTGTTGATGGACAACGGTGAGACCAAGATTTTCAAAGGCTATCGTGTTCAGCATAACAACCTGCGCGGCCCCTACAAAGGCGGCATGCGTTTTCATGAATCAGTAACGCTCGATGATCTTAAAGCGCTTGCCTCGATGATGACCTGGAAATGCGCATTGATGGAGATTCCGTTTGGCGGCGCCAAGGGCGGTATTAAAACCAATCCACGTGAGCTTTCGCAAAACGAGTTGATGCGCATGACACGTCGCTTCACCCATGCACTTGGCTACAACATCGGCCCTGAATACGACATCCCCGCTCCAGATATGGGAACGAACGCCCAGATTATGGTGTGGATGATGGACACCTTTATGAACACCGTGGGGCATACGCAGAAGCAAGCGCAGCAACGCGTAGTGACGGGTAAATCGCTTACCTCCGGCGGCTCCTATGGCCGTGAAAAAGCCACGGCTCAAGGCGTGGTGCACTGCATTACCGAATGGGCCAAAGACAACAATTTTGATCTCGAGGGAAAGACAGCCATCATCCAGGGCTTTGGTAATGTGGGCTCTCATACGGGCATGCTGCTTTCTAAGCTTGGTGTATCAACGTTGGCCGTGGGGGATCACTCGGGATACCGTGTGAATCCAGAAGGTTTTAACCCACACAAACTTGGCGACTACGTTAAGCACAACGGATCCATTGAAGGTTATCCCAATGGCCAGAGCATTAGCCGTGAAGAGTTCTTCTCGGTGAAAGCAGATTTGTTCATTCCAGCGGCGCTTGAAAACCAAGTGGGCGAAAAAGAAGCCGAGCTACTTGATGTCAAACTTGTCGCTGAAGGTGCTAATGGACCGGTTAATCCTGAAGGCGAAAAAGTGCTTATGGCCAAAGGGATCGAGATCATTCCTGACATTCTCGCCAACAGCGGTGGTGTCACTGTGAGTTACTATGAGTGGGTGCAAAACAAGCGCAGCGAAACCTGGGATCTTGAAGAAGTGGATGCGCGACTCGAACGTGCTATGAAGCGCGCTTACCAACGCGTGGCGCACGCAGCCCGCGAGTTAGACTGCAGTCCTCGTCTTGCAGCCTACGGTCTGGCTTTGCGTACCCTTAAAACAGCCTACTCTGAGCGCGGGATCTTCCCCTGA
- a CDS encoding phosphatidate cytidylyltransferase: MSNLLKRVLSAALLLPALIGLMFYAPPWAFALTVLLAATFSFREYASMLFARTLMIQHATVLIGLASMLWVLRLSSLGPASVGLLAAMLLLSLSSALFVGKQSENFIRVGWLMLAPVYIGLSLCTVLWLHELERGPWWVLLAMSFAFAGDTAAYFVGSAFGKHKLAPAISPNKTIEGAVGGLLGSVLAALIFVLGGLLPLPVLDAVLLALVAGLFGQTGDLFESMLKRAVNIKDSGSLIPGHGGMLDRIDALLFTSAVTWIYMQFY; the protein is encoded by the coding sequence ATGTCAAATCTGCTTAAGCGCGTGCTTTCGGCAGCGCTGTTGCTGCCCGCTCTAATCGGGCTGATGTTCTATGCGCCGCCGTGGGCTTTTGCGCTCACCGTACTTCTTGCAGCAACCTTTAGTTTTCGAGAATACGCCAGCATGCTCTTTGCACGCACGCTGATGATTCAGCATGCAACCGTGTTGATTGGCCTTGCCTCGATGCTTTGGGTGCTGCGCTTATCAAGTCTTGGTCCTGCCAGCGTCGGATTGCTCGCTGCAATGTTGTTGCTTTCTTTAAGTTCCGCTTTGTTTGTCGGCAAGCAAAGTGAAAACTTCATCCGCGTGGGCTGGCTCATGCTTGCGCCTGTCTACATTGGTCTTAGTCTATGTACCGTGCTCTGGCTTCATGAACTTGAGCGTGGCCCTTGGTGGGTCTTGCTTGCGATGTCCTTTGCCTTTGCCGGTGATACAGCAGCATATTTTGTGGGCAGCGCTTTTGGTAAACACAAACTTGCGCCTGCCATCTCGCCGAACAAAACGATCGAAGGCGCCGTGGGTGGATTGCTCGGCAGCGTGCTTGCTGCACTTATCTTCGTGCTTGGCGGACTGCTTCCTTTACCCGTCTTGGATGCGGTCCTTCTTGCGCTGGTTGCCGGTCTCTTTGGTCAAACAGGAGATCTTTTCGAATCGATGCTCAAGCGCGCAGTGAATATTAAAGACAGCGGCAGCCTTATTCCCGGTCACGGCGGCATGCTCGATCGCATCGATGCATTACTGTTCACTTCCGCTGTGACCTGGATCTACATGCAATTTTATTAG
- a CDS encoding DnaJ domain-containing protein, with protein MQSVDYYAALGLSKGANQAEIKKAYRKLARELHPDRNPGDKAAEERFKAVSRAYEVLSNDKKRKLYDEFGEVGLKEGFNPEQYRQYQSWGGGGSSGGRQVHWSGNFEDLFGGRAPNMGGFGGFGDIFQTVAGARGAQRRAAPMPGQDIETSISIDFMDAVKGTEKALNFLEPQSGKKRELSVKIPAGIADKAKLRLRGQGLKSSSGGPAGNLVVEVKVHAHPLLRREGLDLHMDLPVTFTEALEGCKVDLPTPHGTVSLKIPAQTQSGHVLRLRGKGIHKAGGDKGDFLAHVEIRVPQKELSAEQLTTLKDLLHELYDPDIRSNLKL; from the coding sequence ATGCAGAGCGTTGACTATTATGCTGCCCTTGGGCTCAGCAAAGGGGCCAATCAGGCTGAGATCAAAAAGGCCTATCGCAAGCTGGCCCGGGAACTCCATCCGGACCGAAATCCAGGGGATAAGGCCGCTGAGGAGCGCTTTAAGGCCGTATCACGGGCCTATGAAGTCCTATCCAACGACAAAAAACGCAAACTCTACGACGAATTTGGCGAAGTAGGGCTCAAGGAGGGCTTCAATCCAGAGCAGTACAGACAGTATCAGTCCTGGGGTGGGGGCGGCTCTTCAGGTGGCCGTCAGGTGCACTGGAGTGGCAACTTCGAAGATTTATTTGGGGGCCGTGCGCCCAACATGGGCGGTTTCGGTGGCTTTGGCGATATCTTCCAAACGGTTGCTGGGGCACGCGGCGCCCAGCGTCGAGCGGCGCCTATGCCCGGTCAAGATATCGAAACCAGCATTAGCATTGATTTTATGGATGCCGTGAAGGGAACCGAAAAGGCTTTGAATTTTCTTGAACCTCAGAGTGGAAAAAAACGCGAGCTCAGTGTGAAAATTCCCGCTGGTATTGCCGACAAAGCTAAACTTCGCTTGCGAGGGCAGGGTCTAAAAAGCAGTAGTGGTGGTCCCGCTGGTAATCTCGTGGTCGAAGTCAAAGTGCATGCTCATCCTCTTTTGCGCCGCGAAGGTCTGGACTTGCATATGGATCTTCCGGTCACTTTCACCGAAGCGCTTGAAGGCTGCAAAGTCGATTTACCGACGCCGCATGGAACGGTATCCCTCAAGATACCCGCTCAGACTCAAAGCGGTCACGTACTTCGCTTGCGCGGAAAAGGCATTCATAAAGCAGGTGGAGACAAAGGCGACTTCCTTGCTCATGTTGAAATTCGCGTCCCACAAAAAGAGCTTTCGGCGGAGCAGCTTACAACGCTTAAAGATCTACTTCATGAGCTATACGATCCTGATATCCGAAGTAATCTTAAGCTTTAA
- the bioF gene encoding 8-amino-7-oxononanoate synthase, producing the protein MSLDDFLEHTLQILDRASLRRKLRTLSGPLAPTILVDGKEVLCLCSNNYLGLASHPRLSQALKEGVELYGAGSGASRLVSGNFELHDMLEHTLADFVGLESSLVFSSGFAANSGIISAIYSSKDVIFSDELNHASIIDGCRLSGAKIYKYQHKNINDINGLLESHRSEGKKALIVSDAVFSMDGDLAPVSELHELARRYDAALMIDEAHALGVIGPQGRGLCKKEGIRPEILVGTFGKSFGLSGAFVAGDKKLKEFLINRARSFIYSTAIPQFAAHALLQATELVMQADTLRDELSKRCVQLREGLSKLGLDVKAGSTPIIPILIGSSAKTMALSEALLEKGVFVQGIRPPTVPAGTARLRLVPMATHSEAEIERALSIFSQIL; encoded by the coding sequence ATGTCTCTCGATGATTTCCTTGAACATACCCTGCAAATTCTCGATCGAGCTAGTCTCCGTCGGAAACTGCGTACCCTTTCTGGACCACTTGCTCCAACTATCCTGGTTGATGGCAAAGAAGTGCTTTGTCTTTGCTCCAACAACTATTTGGGCCTGGCCTCGCACCCTAGGCTCTCACAGGCATTGAAGGAAGGCGTCGAGCTATACGGCGCCGGTTCCGGAGCGTCACGCTTGGTTTCCGGCAACTTTGAGCTCCACGACATGCTTGAGCATACCCTTGCAGATTTCGTAGGCCTGGAAAGTAGTTTGGTCTTCTCAAGCGGATTTGCAGCAAACTCGGGTATCATCTCCGCCATCTATTCTTCAAAAGATGTGATTTTTAGCGACGAATTGAATCACGCAAGTATCATTGATGGTTGCCGCTTGAGCGGTGCGAAAATTTACAAGTATCAACACAAAAACATAAATGATATCAATGGCTTACTTGAATCGCACCGCTCGGAAGGGAAGAAGGCTCTTATCGTAAGTGATGCCGTTTTCTCGATGGATGGCGATCTTGCACCGGTTTCTGAGCTGCATGAGCTGGCACGCCGCTACGATGCTGCACTTATGATTGACGAAGCACACGCGTTGGGGGTGATTGGACCCCAAGGCCGAGGGCTATGTAAAAAAGAAGGTATCAGACCTGAGATCTTGGTGGGGACTTTTGGCAAGAGCTTCGGCCTCAGCGGGGCATTTGTCGCCGGCGACAAAAAGCTCAAAGAGTTCCTGATAAACCGCGCAAGAAGCTTTATTTACTCCACGGCTATTCCGCAGTTTGCTGCGCATGCGCTTTTGCAAGCCACCGAGTTAGTTATGCAGGCTGATACATTGCGCGATGAGCTTAGCAAGCGCTGTGTGCAGCTGCGTGAAGGACTTTCTAAGCTTGGTTTGGACGTGAAAGCCGGAAGCACCCCGATTATTCCGATTTTGATTGGTAGCAGCGCTAAAACCATGGCTCTTTCCGAAGCGCTTCTCGAAAAAGGCGTGTTTGTGCAAGGGATAAGACCGCCCACTGTGCCGGCGGGTACGGCTCGCTTGCGCCTCGTGCCCATGGCGACCCATAGCGAGGCTGAAATCGAGCGCGCACTGAGTATATTTTCTCAGATACTTTGA
- a CDS encoding thrombospondin type 3 repeat-containing protein, with translation MTQRMLAVCKLESHTVRRTTWLFLFTLLAFSCSDSQPSSEYNGDDDAGVDGATDTQRLDAGITPDDSDGDGVINSQDNCPSVANTKQRDRDDDGIGDLCDDDLDGDGLDNAIDVCDDTDSYGEPDYDGDGLRDDCDSCPLQFNIAQKNRDGDNLGDACELDNEATLSRVAYFLSFENGSGDLELTPSARFDQGDSGLEVATPFIAYAWRQEDEDFPDDYMIEAQVVVRAPEWLATRYAVGFIARRQLRTDDDRNDWNGYRMFVDLGEPSLSVESVDGNGCGNLGLLLCSSLLQSTPLTATFPIQSIVTLRVSVIGSELVLSSGDPAEHGAIRVVDDRYSSGGIGLYVEGLSVELKALAVYAP, from the coding sequence ATGACCCAACGCATGCTTGCTGTTTGCAAACTTGAGTCACATACAGTTCGACGAACGACATGGCTCTTTCTTTTTACCCTTCTCGCATTCTCTTGCAGCGATAGCCAACCGTCTTCAGAATACAATGGCGATGACGATGCAGGTGTTGATGGAGCGACTGACACTCAAAGACTCGATGCCGGCATTACGCCCGACGATAGCGATGGCGATGGCGTAATCAACAGCCAAGACAATTGCCCAAGCGTCGCTAACACAAAGCAACGGGATCGTGATGACGATGGCATTGGTGATTTGTGTGATGATGATCTCGATGGCGATGGTTTAGATAACGCTATCGACGTTTGCGATGACACCGATTCGTATGGTGAGCCTGATTACGATGGCGATGGTTTAAGAGACGATTGTGATTCGTGTCCTTTGCAATTCAACATTGCTCAGAAAAACCGAGATGGCGATAATCTTGGAGATGCTTGCGAACTTGACAACGAAGCAACCTTGTCACGCGTTGCCTATTTTCTTTCCTTTGAAAACGGCAGCGGTGATTTAGAACTGACGCCTTCTGCGCGCTTTGATCAAGGCGACAGTGGGCTCGAGGTCGCAACGCCTTTTATTGCTTACGCTTGGAGGCAAGAGGACGAGGATTTCCCTGACGACTACATGATTGAAGCCCAGGTTGTGGTCCGCGCCCCTGAGTGGTTAGCCACTCGTTACGCGGTTGGGTTTATAGCGCGCCGTCAACTGCGCACCGATGACGACCGTAATGATTGGAACGGATATCGTATGTTTGTGGATCTCGGAGAACCGTCGCTCAGTGTCGAGTCGGTCGACGGAAACGGCTGCGGAAACCTTGGCCTATTGCTTTGTTCTTCGTTGCTCCAAAGCACCCCGCTTACCGCTACCTTTCCCATTCAAAGCATTGTAACACTGCGCGTGAGTGTCATTGGCTCAGAGCTTGTCCTTAGCTCCGGCGATCCAGCCGAGCATGGCGCAATTCGTGTCGTCGATGACCGTTATAGTTCGGGCGGCATCGGCCTGTATGTTGAAGGCTTAAGTGTCGAGCTCAAAGCGCTTGCAGTTTACGCACCATAA
- the bioD gene encoding dethiobiotin synthase, which translates to MHAQFLISGVGTEVGKTFVARGLSYALMQQGLGISAIKPIETGVEHGHAADAEALAKACGKPELATMSGFYRTPSPVAPLAAEKMKEAKPLVLEPLAEQCRKLAARAEIALCEGAGGLLVPLNQHQDFADFAVLLGWPVILVASDTLGVLSYALSSVEAAEHRGLKLLAVVLNEFQNADASRAHNQSILSDRIACPVVRFEKTEDSDEALAEQCKNSGLLKLCLDPMHGLK; encoded by the coding sequence GTGCATGCACAATTTTTGATCAGCGGAGTTGGCACAGAGGTTGGCAAAACCTTTGTAGCGCGTGGCCTATCCTATGCATTGATGCAGCAAGGCTTAGGAATAAGCGCGATCAAACCCATCGAAACAGGGGTGGAGCACGGGCACGCAGCTGATGCCGAAGCGCTAGCAAAGGCTTGCGGGAAGCCGGAGCTGGCTACGATGTCTGGTTTTTACCGAACGCCGTCACCCGTTGCTCCTTTGGCTGCTGAAAAAATGAAAGAAGCTAAACCTCTTGTTCTTGAACCACTTGCTGAGCAATGCCGAAAGCTTGCGGCACGCGCCGAGATAGCGCTGTGTGAAGGAGCCGGAGGACTGCTGGTTCCGTTAAATCAGCACCAAGATTTTGCTGACTTTGCTGTGCTGCTTGGCTGGCCTGTGATTCTGGTCGCGAGTGATACTTTGGGAGTGCTGTCCTATGCACTAAGCAGTGTTGAAGCGGCCGAGCATCGTGGCCTAAAACTACTGGCCGTAGTGCTCAATGAATTCCAAAACGCGGATGCCTCCAGAGCCCACAACCAAAGCATTCTAAGCGATCGGATCGCTTGCCCGGTGGTGCGCTTTGAGAAAACGGAAGATAGCGATGAGGCCCTTGCCGAGCAATGCAAAAACTCAGGGTTATTGAAACTGTGTCTCGACCCAATGCATGGGTTGAAATAG
- the serC gene encoding 3-phosphoserine/phosphohydroxythreonine transaminase: MTKRATNFNAGPSAIPLPALEYAQKEFLDFEGSGMSVMEHSHRGKLYEAAHNEAIALLRELMSIPENYDVLFMQGGARAQFALLPMNLISEGQSADYVVTGSWSEQAIKEANRVAKARAAASSEDNGVYRRIPKQSELDLDASARYLHITSNNTIFGTQFQSFPDAGTTPLIADMSSDILSRPIDVSKFGVIYAGAQKNLGPSGVTLVIIRKDLVENGRTDIAQIFQYGAHAKANSLLNTPPTFAIYMLRNVLRWIKELGGVKALDKRNREKAKLLYDTIEKHDGFYRNTIEADSRSLMNVVFNLPNEELEKKFVAEATEANMIGLKGHRSVGGIRASIYNAVSIENVQTLCAFMNAFAKR, encoded by the coding sequence ATGACAAAACGCGCCACTAATTTTAACGCCGGCCCCAGTGCCATTCCCTTGCCCGCTTTAGAATATGCTCAAAAAGAGTTCTTGGATTTCGAAGGCTCGGGCATGTCTGTTATGGAGCACAGTCATCGCGGCAAGCTCTATGAAGCAGCCCACAACGAAGCCATTGCGCTTTTGCGTGAACTAATGTCGATTCCTGAGAACTACGATGTGCTCTTTATGCAAGGCGGAGCGCGAGCTCAGTTTGCGCTCTTGCCCATGAACTTAATTAGCGAGGGCCAAAGCGCGGACTATGTGGTCACAGGTTCCTGGTCCGAGCAGGCGATTAAAGAAGCCAATCGCGTGGCCAAGGCGCGTGCTGCAGCAAGCAGTGAAGATAACGGTGTGTATCGTCGGATTCCCAAGCAAAGCGAACTCGATCTTGATGCTAGCGCACGTTACTTGCACATCACTTCAAACAACACCATCTTCGGCACACAGTTTCAAAGCTTTCCTGACGCAGGAACGACTCCTTTGATTGCCGATATGTCGAGCGACATCCTTAGTCGACCGATTGATGTCAGCAAGTTTGGCGTGATCTACGCTGGCGCTCAGAAAAACTTGGGCCCCTCGGGCGTCACCTTGGTGATCATACGCAAGGACCTTGTCGAAAACGGCCGCACCGACATCGCTCAAATCTTTCAATACGGCGCTCACGCAAAAGCCAACTCACTTTTGAATACACCACCTACCTTTGCGATTTATATGCTGCGCAATGTGTTGCGTTGGATCAAAGAGCTGGGTGGGGTGAAAGCCTTAGACAAACGCAATCGAGAAAAAGCAAAACTACTTTACGATACCATTGAAAAACACGACGGTTTCTATCGCAACACGATTGAAGCTGACTCACGTTCACTAATGAACGTTGTTTTCAACTTGCCAAACGAAGAGCTTGAGAAGAAATTTGTCGCGGAAGCCACCGAAGCAAACATGATTGGTCTAAAGGGACACCGTTCTGTGGGCGGTATTCGTGCATCAATCTACAACGCCGTAAGTATTGAAAACGTTCAGACTTTGTGCGCGTTTATGAACGCATTTGCCAAGCGCTAG
- a CDS encoding response regulator: protein MEKYQLLVVDDNVALLNALVRLLRSPDYIIHRASSASQGWEILAKQHGEIDLVISDNQMPGERGVDFLKSVKHHYPDTLRIMVTGNSSVRDVEICVNECEVYRFFTKPWDPDTLRETVREGLRFKSIADAEYGRKPSIRATDPVRSLEKHYPGITQVDRDSQGYVVLSSRFPTRVPIK, encoded by the coding sequence ATGGAAAAATATCAACTTTTGGTTGTCGACGACAATGTTGCACTCCTCAACGCACTTGTACGTCTTTTGCGCAGCCCTGATTACATCATTCACCGTGCCTCAAGCGCATCACAAGGCTGGGAGATTCTTGCTAAGCAACATGGCGAAATCGATTTAGTTATCTCGGATAATCAGATGCCCGGCGAACGCGGTGTCGATTTTCTCAAATCTGTAAAGCATCACTATCCGGATACCTTGCGCATTATGGTCACCGGAAACTCCAGCGTTCGCGACGTTGAAATCTGCGTCAACGAATGCGAAGTCTATCGCTTCTTCACCAAACCGTGGGATCCCGATACCCTTCGTGAAACAGTGCGTGAAGGTTTAAGATTCAAATCCATTGCGGATGCAGAATACGGAAGAAAGCCTTCCATCAGAGCAACCGACCCTGTCCGTTCACTCGAAAAACACTACCCCGGCATCACCCAAGTCGACCGCGACAGCCAAGGCTACGTCGTCCTAAGCTCCCGCTTCCCCACACGGGTTCCGATAAAATAA
- a CDS encoding polysaccharide biosynthesis C-terminal domain-containing protein yields the protein MKRGLFAQAIQYGLVKIASMAAPLILAPILTHYLTPSDYGVVVLFDIAFQVTGPLVGFGLQSAIRRRYFDLNRAEFSRYVLSTFLTVTSLLAVFTILVSIVNAFIPSIHGVPSYWAYVLVPWIGSQYVNSVATSFYQLERRPLSHGLLTGGVTLLNLCLSLLLVIQFDLHWQGRIAGQVLAYVLFACASFFIINSRLERPLRISMADSRDALSYGAQLVPYSILERIVALTDRAVIVAYVGLAAAGIYALGSQLAALLVVASDSFSLSWQPWLFERLKRNRIIDRQQVKRALLSVSLLVVLGAIILIWLGPPIFSLVIDSRYNEAYTVLPILVVALMFRSISRILSAIVMFEGSMRPLSGVAVLGAIVNLTGNLILVPRHGWKGAATATCIAFASTLLMTCFAVYRSWQKLPRPT from the coding sequence ATGAAACGAGGTCTTTTTGCTCAAGCGATTCAGTATGGCCTAGTAAAGATAGCATCCATGGCGGCGCCACTAATCTTGGCGCCAATCCTCACGCATTATCTCACTCCTTCTGATTACGGTGTTGTTGTTCTCTTTGATATTGCTTTTCAAGTCACAGGTCCACTTGTGGGCTTCGGCCTTCAATCCGCCATTCGTCGACGCTATTTTGATCTGAATCGCGCAGAGTTCTCACGTTACGTTCTTAGTACATTTCTAACCGTGACTTCGCTGCTTGCTGTTTTTACTATACTTGTTTCTATCGTCAATGCCTTCATTCCCTCCATCCATGGTGTCCCTTCGTATTGGGCGTACGTCTTAGTCCCTTGGATTGGTAGCCAATACGTCAATTCAGTCGCAACCTCATTTTATCAACTTGAACGACGTCCGTTAAGCCACGGCTTGCTTACAGGCGGAGTAACACTGCTAAACCTGTGTTTATCATTACTACTCGTTATTCAGTTTGATTTGCACTGGCAAGGTCGTATTGCCGGCCAAGTTCTGGCTTATGTTTTGTTTGCTTGTGCTAGCTTCTTCATTATCAATTCACGACTTGAACGTCCATTGCGTATTTCTATGGCTGACTCACGCGATGCTCTATCTTACGGCGCTCAATTAGTACCTTATTCGATTCTCGAACGAATCGTTGCTCTGACGGATCGCGCTGTGATTGTTGCTTATGTTGGATTGGCGGCTGCCGGTATATACGCACTTGGATCACAACTGGCTGCACTTTTGGTCGTTGCTTCAGATTCATTCTCACTTTCATGGCAACCCTGGTTGTTTGAACGCTTAAAGCGGAACCGGATCATCGATAGACAACAGGTAAAACGTGCATTACTGAGCGTCAGCTTGCTCGTTGTGCTTGGAGCAATAATTCTTATCTGGCTTGGACCACCAATATTTTCTCTGGTCATTGATAGCCGTTATAACGAAGCCTACACTGTGCTTCCTATTCTGGTTGTAGCACTTATGTTTCGAAGCATTTCCCGCATCTTAAGCGCGATCGTCATGTTTGAAGGAAGTATGCGACCTCTTAGCGGAGTCGCTGTGCTTGGCGCTATCGTTAACCTAACTGGCAATCTAATTTTGGTACCAAGGCATGGATGGAAAGGAGCAGCAACAGCTACTTGTATCGCCTTTGCAAGCACTTTGCTGATGACGTGCTTTGCGGTTTACCGAAGCTGGCAAAAACTCCCTCGACCCACCTAA
- a CDS encoding class I SAM-dependent methyltransferase → MRCLKGAGLLYWLKLLNIYDTGSARRAVGFDTFDSFGPSSNTSETAAVNDYVSEANFKGTSPEEIMTMVKAAGIPDHRCELIKGDITETAQSYVEKHPGFRIALLHMDLDLAAPTLAALKAMWPRIVRGGIVVLDEYAIPRWTESDAVDQFLADHKLEIKTIPYARTPTAYIRKA, encoded by the coding sequence ATGCGGTGTCTTAAAGGCGCCGGCTTACTGTATTGGCTCAAATTGCTAAACATCTACGATACTGGATCAGCAAGACGCGCGGTAGGTTTTGATACTTTTGATAGCTTCGGACCAAGTTCCAACACTTCCGAAACCGCGGCCGTAAACGACTACGTTTCTGAGGCAAACTTTAAAGGGACAAGTCCAGAAGAAATTATGACCATGGTAAAAGCAGCAGGCATCCCAGATCATCGCTGCGAGCTCATCAAAGGCGATATCACAGAGACAGCCCAAAGCTACGTTGAAAAACATCCTGGCTTTCGCATAGCGTTACTGCACATGGATCTTGATTTAGCGGCGCCCACGCTCGCGGCATTGAAGGCTATGTGGCCCAGAATAGTGCGTGGCGGCATCGTTGTACTCGATGAGTACGCTATACCACGTTGGACTGAAAGCGACGCCGTTGATCAGTTTCTAGCGGATCATAAACTTGAGATAAAAACGATTCCCTATGCACGAACGCCGACTGCATATATTCGAAAGGCATAG